A window of Hevea brasiliensis isolate MT/VB/25A 57/8 chromosome 14, ASM3005281v1, whole genome shotgun sequence contains these coding sequences:
- the LOC110649601 gene encoding scopoletin glucosyltransferase, whose protein sequence is MGSEPDQLHILLFPLMAQGHMLPLLDIARLFVARGVKATIITTPVNAPRFTKSIQTPQDSYTQINLKIIKFPCQEAGLPDGLENLDMVSDQHIHRKFFDALSLLQEPLEQAIEELRPHGLVSDIFFPWTTDVASKYGIPRLIFHGTSFISMCCKANIEQHQPHKKVSSDTEPFILPGLPDPLKFTKLQLPDTFTQQNPTVFSRLLGSAKEVEERSYGMIVNSFYELESSYADYYRKVLGRKAWHIGPVSLCNRNFEEKAQRGRAASISEHECVKWLDAKKFNSVIYVCFGTVTKFSDSQLHEIAIGLEASGQDFIWVVRKDKNEKESEEKWLPDGYEGRIQGKGLIIRGWAPQVLILDHEAIGGFVTHCGWNSTLEGVSAGLPMVTWPIFAEQFFNEKLITDVLRIGVGVGAQKWMRMVGDYVTSEKIEKAVKEIMMGEKAEEMRSRAKKIGEMAKEATEEGGSSYNDLGALIEELKAHHA, encoded by the coding sequence ATGGGCTCGGAACCTGATCAACTTCACATCCTTCTCTTCCCTCTAATGGCACAAGGCCATATGCTTCCACTTTTAGACATAGCCAGGCTCTTTGTAGCAAGAGGGGTTAAAGCAACCATTATCACCACCCCAGTAAACGCACCTCGCTTCACAAAATCGATACAAACACCCCAAGATTCATATACCCAAATCAACCTCAAGATCATCAAATTCCCCTGCCAAGAAGCTGGATTACCAGATGGTCTCGAAAATCTTGATATGGTCTCTGATCAACATATTCACCGGAAGTTCTTTGATGCATTATCTTTGCTTCAAGAACCTCTGGAGCAAGCCATAGAAGAGTTGCGTCCACATGGTCTTGTTTCAGACATATTCTTTCCATGGACTACTGATGTAGCTTCCAAGTATGGGATTCCAAGGCTAATCTTTCATGGTACTAGCTTCATTTCCATGTGTTGCAAGGCGAATATCGAACAACATCAGCCTCACAAGAAAGTATCTTCTGACACTGAGCCTTTTATCTTGCCTGGGTTGCCTGATCCGCTCAAGTTCACAAAATTACAACTACCAGATACCTTTACACAACAGAACCCGACTGTTTTTTCAAGATTGCTGGGCAGTGCCAAAGAAGTTGAGGAAAGAAGCTATGGGATGATAGTTAACAGTTTTTATGAACTGGAATCAAGCTATGCTGATTATTACAGGAAAGTTTTGGGAAGGAAAGCTTGGCATATTGGACCAGTTTCACTTTGCAACAGGAACTTTGAAGAAAAGGCTCAAAGAGGAAGGGCAGCAAGCATAAGCGAACATGAGTGTGTGAAATGGCTTGATGCAAAGAAATTCAATTCGGTTATTTATGTATGCTTTGGTACTGTTACAAAGTTTTCCGACTCTCAGCTACATGAGATTGCAATAGGGCTTGAAGCTTCAGGGCAAGATTTTATCTGGGTTGTTAGGAAAGACAAGAATGAAAAAGAATCTGAGGAGAAATGGTTGCCTGATGGATATGAGGGAAGAATCCAAGGGAAGGGACTAATTATCAGAGGGTGGGCACCACAAGTTTTGATTCTTGATCATGAAGCTATTGGTGGGTTTGTGACTCATTGTGGATGGAATTCTACTTTAGAAGGTGTGAGTGCTGGGTTACCAATGGTAACCTGGCCCATTTTTGCTGAACAGTTTTTCAATGAGAAATTGATTACTGATGTTTTGAGGATCGGAGTTGGGGTTGGTGCTCAAAAATGGATGAGAATGGTGGGAGATTATGTGACTAGTGAAAAGATAGAGAAGGCAGTGAAGGAGATTATGATGGGTGAGAAAGCAGAGGAAATGAGGAGCAGAGCaaagaagattggagaaatggCAAAGGAAGCCACTGAAGAAGGAGGCTCATCTTACAATGATCTGGGTGCTTTGATTGAAGAATTGAAGGCTCATCACGCTTGA